The Caenorhabditis elegans chromosome I genome includes the window attaacgattttcatcctatttttacaacaaaaatccGTTAAAAAGCTAATAAAATTGGGTGACGGCTcggagactacaaactacaaaatgctCTCAACCTcaccaaaatctgaaattcattgcttttgatcaattttcaacCGATTTTTTGCTGGTGAACGGGCTTTTAAATCGTGATTTTTAACagtgaaaattgcaatattaaaaaaaaaactaaaactttgcgattatttgaaaaaatgacttggttgaggctcacagactacaaactacaaagttgtttgaGCCTCACCAAACTTTTATGAGTGAGGCtgtaaaaattgtagtttgtagtcagttttcttcggaaaatgtgatttttgacaacaaaataacatttaaaattaaaaaaaatcgaaaaaatccaaaacattttcaaaaatagatttgaaaaatgtagtttgtagtcccgcaaaaaaaaaatatttttcaggtgtATGACGTCACCAAGTACCTGGATTTCCATCCGGGCGGTATACCCGAATTGCTACGTGGCGCTGGCCGAGACGCCACGCCCCTTTTCAATCAATACCACGCGTGGGTGAATTATGAGAGTATGCTGAAAGCATGTGTAGTTGGACCATTTATCGGAGATTTGACAAAATGTGAgggtttgtagtttttgtagtctttgtagtttttgtagtctttgtaaTCTCCGCCAATCTttggactacaaactacaaaaatgtttatgttGGAGTCATTATTTATTTCGACTCTCattagaatttcgaaaattcagtagttttaATATAAACAAGTATAGgcaaagactacaaactacacacaatttagaacattttgtagtttgtagtttttgtagtctgACTAGTAGTAccaacatattttaaaatcaaatttctcagcttgtagtttgtagtcattGTATTTAATTAGATGCtctaatattaaaaaaattttttgtagtttttgtagccTATAgacaaagactacaaactacaaacaacacatacttaaaaatttgttttgtttgtagtttgtagttactgtattttttttttctgtaactttttttaaaaaaagttttgcccaatttttgtAATCAAAACGTTGACAATAACTGTAAACttcccaaaaattgtatagtttataatttgtagtttttgtagtctttgtagtctccAACAAACGttggactacaaactacaatgttGGTAACATTATTTATTTCGACTCTcattagaatttaaaaaaatcagtagtttttgtagttttagtaTGAAAAAGtgtagactacaaactacacataatttagaatattttgtagtttgtagtttttaaagtCTGACTAGTAGTACCAACAtactttaaaatcaaaattcccagcttgtagtttgtagtctaaatttttgtagtttttgtagtctttagacaaagactacaaactacacaactttgaaaaaaaaacatttttgtagtttgtagtcactgaatttttattcgattcaatttgaaattttcacctAATTTTTAGCAGCTTTGAAACTTTGACaataactacaaactacacacaaaaattgtgcagtttgtagtttttgtagtctttgtagtctccGCCAATCTttggactacaaactacaaaaatgtggaTGCtggatttttgtagtttttcgaatttcattagaattttaaatattcagtagtttgtagtttgtagtctaaattttcaaaatttttgtagtttgtagtcactATATTTGGACcgattcaatttgaaattttctataacttttttcaagtttcgcCGAATTTTTAGCATCATCAAAAGTTTAACAATATATACAAACTACACACAAAATtgtatagtttgtagttttgtagtttttgtagtctgtgagccTCACTAccaccaataatatttttccagtaCCTTCACCACTTCCACCAACAACTTCGGATGACAAGAACAAGCTCGGTGTTCCCAGCTCAGCACTTTTCAGTACAGatccatctgaaaatggatatGGAGCTCGTGTCGAGACCCTTTCTGACAATTCTGGAATTTCATTTGAGCATGATGATTGGACAGAGCTCACCGAGCACAATGTTATTGTTTCATTAGTGCCTGTTTTTGTTAAGGTACatagagactacaaactacagaaaattttagaaatttttttttttcggagggaaattcaattttcctgagaaaagttaattttggccgagaatttaaaaaaatgagaaaagttaattttgacgggaaattcaattaaaaaaaaaaaagtttgcagggcaatttaaattttttagaaaaaatttttggcgctagtttcaaattttctggaaaatattttggtgggaaataaacattttttgtaaaaaaaatttttggcggtaaattcaaattttctgaaaaaaaaattttttttgacgagacattcaaattatttgaaaaaaaatttttttgcggtaatttcaaaatttttagaaattttttttcccgaaaattcaaattttttgaaaaaaaaaacagtttggcgggaaattcaagttttctgaaaaaattaattttgctggaaatttatatttaaaaaaaaattatttttgcggaaattcaaattttctgcgaaaaattttttgcagggaaattcaaatttaaaaattatttttggcgttaaattcaaaattttatgaaaaaaaaacatttttggcgggaaatttaaattttcagcaaaaaatcaatttttggcgggaaattaaatttaaaaaaaaacgtttttggcgggggaattcaattttttttaggaaaaagttaattttcacgggaaatgcaaatattttgaaaaaaaattctgccggaaaattcgaattttctgaacaataataattttttggtagaaaattcaaattttctctgaaaatatttttggcgggcaattcaaattttctgataaaaaaataaattttcggcggaaaattcaaaatttccggaaaaaaatgttatggcaggaaattcaaaaatttctgaaaaaaaattttgaagacaatttcaaattttatcaaaaacaccatttttgacgctaaattcgatttttttgacaaaaaaaaactgcgaaaaattttttgcagggaaatttaaatttattggaaaaaaagaaaaaaagtttggcgggaaattcaaaataaaattttcaaaactattatcaaatttttttttatcatttgctctcatttttactcaaaaaaccCACTTAATTTCCACttaaaaccccaaaaaaaaagtagtttgtagtgtcCTCCCAGCCTACATACtacacaaaatttgatttttttttaaaatacagttcagctggaaattcaaattttctatgcaaaattgaagaattttaaccaaaaaaaaaaaccattttttgtagttttttgtcaaaaaagcTAACTCTCCACTtaaaagccgaaaaaaaaacaaattttgtagtttgtagtatccCATCCTCCTCACCCAACAACATCCTAATAATTCCCCAGACATCAATAAATACACGTGGCGAGGAGAATACCGAAGAGCACGCTCGTCTCCGAGTACTAATTCATCATTTCTGGAAACCAGCGATGGAATTTGAATTCGAGCCAACTCCAGCACTTTGCCACGTCGAATATAccctgaaaattatgaaaaatcgcgtggaaattcgattttcccgTGAAATTTCCGGAGGAAAAATTGATAGATCAAAGTGTAAAATTCAACGACGGCCAGGAGTCACATATCACACGACGGAAATTATTGATCGATATCGATTAAATCATGATACATTGATTTTTAGTCTACAGCTCCCCGAGCACACTACATATCGAATACCTATTGGACATCATGTTTCGATTAAAATTCGGAAAGGAAGTATGGGGAAATTttcgtggaaattttttttgatttttgggtgtaaaaatttgtaaaaatttgtaaaaacccatagaaatatatattaaaaaacgggaaatttttgagattttttgttgaaaaacgtCTTTCGGAATACAAAATAGTGTAAAAAATGCGATAATCTAGATTTTGACccaattttagctcaaaaattctgaaaaaaatgagaaaaaatttctgtgaaaa containing:
- the Y52B11A.3 gene encoding cytochrome-b5 reductase (Confirmed by transcript evidence), giving the protein MCSKFVKFYRKHLAKRVSGGVDHVELMKHNTKDDCWVHLFGIVYDVTKYLDFHPGGIPELLRGAGRDATPLFNQYHAWVNYESMLKACVVGPFIGDLTKLPSPLPPTTSDDKNKLGVPSSALFSTDPSENGYGARVETLSDNSGISFEHDDWTELTEHNVIVSLVPVFVKTSINTRGEENTEEHARLRVLIHHFWKPAMEFEFEPTPALCHVEYTLKIMKNRVEIRFSREISGGKIDRSKCKIQRRPGVTYHTTEIIDRYRLNHDTLIFSLQLPEHTTYRIPIGHHVSIKIRKGSMGKFSWKFFLIFGYSVLYRPYTPISNPDPQKIDFMIKIYSNGICTPSLENLKIGGELEISDPIGERNFAEWTENAQELILLAAGSGITPMIDIMEKRIQKTENSNSKVYFLMFNKTENDLQTGKPEENPKSTWKMADFYSKYRGDERIVMKNVLSASECPVETGEYFNGRVSTDLLNSIISTSSTASRRAFICGPDGFILAAKTALESLNLHSDQIHIFQG